Proteins encoded together in one Marinobacter sp. Arc7-DN-1 window:
- the coaE gene encoding dephospho-CoA kinase (Dephospho-CoA kinase (CoaE) performs the final step in coenzyme A biosynthesis.), with translation MQIVGLTGGIGSGKSTVARLFGDLGVHWVDADDVAREVVEPGTPALARIAEHFGEGILTAEGALDRGQLRTIVFQEPEERAWLESLLHPIIREELIRQLHPDNYQLPYVLLVSPLLLETDQHELVDRIVVIDVPTDVQIERTMARDTNSREQVERIIAAQMPREQRLGRADAIIDNNRPLDEVARQVRELHERLLVDFG, from the coding sequence TTGCAAATTGTTGGACTGACAGGTGGCATCGGCTCCGGTAAGTCAACGGTGGCGCGCCTGTTTGGGGATCTGGGGGTGCACTGGGTGGATGCCGATGATGTGGCCCGGGAGGTTGTTGAACCGGGCACGCCTGCGCTGGCGCGGATTGCGGAGCATTTTGGCGAGGGGATTTTGACTGCCGAGGGTGCTTTGGATCGGGGCCAGCTTCGTACCATCGTCTTTCAGGAGCCCGAAGAGCGGGCTTGGCTTGAGTCGCTGTTGCATCCGATCATTCGGGAAGAACTGATTCGGCAGTTACATCCGGACAATTACCAGCTTCCCTATGTGCTTCTGGTCTCCCCTCTCCTCCTCGAGACCGACCAACACGAACTCGTTGATCGCATTGTCGTGATCGATGTCCCCACAGATGTCCAGATCGAACGCACCATGGCCCGGGACACGAACTCCCGTGAGCAGGTTGAGCGGATTATTGCGGCGCAGATGCCGCGGGAGCAGCGGCTTGGGCGTGCGGACGCTATAATTGACAATAACCGCCCTTTGGATGAGGTGGCGCGCCAGGTGCGTGAGCTGCATGAACGATTGTTGGTGGATTTTGGCTGA
- the tsaA gene encoding tRNA (N6-threonylcarbamoyladenosine(37)-N6)-methyltransferase TrmO codes for MSRHPSKPAAEALTLTPVAITRSCFRDKFGVPRQPGLTRHARADLVIQSPFDREDAFRGLETASHLWLTFQFHEAVRAEWRPVVRPPRLGGNRKMGVFASRSPFRPNSLGLSVVRNEGLLRVDGQLILRISDHDLIDGTPILDIKPYLPFADSVPEATLGWADSPPTEERLEVVFLPEAEQQILELPPEHYPALRPLIEDVVGYDPRPSFRRGREEDRIYGAHLYDLNVRFRFVNDRSWKRVEVLTVC; via the coding sequence ATGTCCCGACACCCCTCAAAACCTGCCGCCGAGGCCCTCACGCTCACCCCGGTTGCCATTACCCGTTCCTGCTTCCGGGACAAGTTCGGGGTGCCGCGCCAGCCGGGGCTGACCCGCCATGCCCGGGCCGATCTGGTCATCCAGTCGCCGTTTGACCGGGAGGATGCGTTCCGGGGTCTGGAGACCGCCAGCCATCTGTGGCTCACCTTTCAGTTTCATGAGGCGGTGCGTGCCGAGTGGCGGCCGGTGGTGCGCCCTCCCCGGCTTGGCGGTAACCGGAAGATGGGCGTGTTTGCCAGCCGTTCGCCATTTCGTCCCAACAGTCTTGGCCTGTCGGTGGTTCGCAATGAGGGGCTTTTGCGGGTAGATGGCCAGCTCATTCTTCGCATCAGCGATCATGACCTGATCGACGGCACACCGATTCTCGATATCAAGCCCTACCTGCCCTTTGCCGATTCCGTGCCGGAGGCCACCCTGGGCTGGGCCGATTCACCGCCCACTGAAGAAAGGCTGGAGGTGGTGTTCCTGCCAGAAGCGGAGCAGCAGATCCTCGAGCTGCCACCGGAACACTACCCGGCATTGCGCCCCCTGATTGAGGATGTCGTGGGTTATGACCCGCGCCCTTCCTTTCGCCGGGGGCGGGAGGAAGATCGCATTTACGGTGCCCACCTGTACGACCTGAATGTGCGCTTCCGATTTGTGAATGATCGTTCATGGAAACGTGTCGAAGTGCTAACGGTCTGTTAA
- a CDS encoding type II secretion system F family protein produces the protein MAEKAQKLESYVWEGKDRKGNKSKGELTGSNLALVKAQLRKQGIIPDKVRKKPKPLFGGSKKITPFDIAMLTRQLATMMKAGVPLVQSFDIVADGLENKGLQELVMSIRNDIASGTSFAGALRKHPKHFDDLYCNLVDSGEKAGALETMLDRIATYLEKTELLKKKVKKAMTYPIAVVVVAIIVTAILLVKVVPQFESLFQGFGAELPVFTQMVVHLSEWMQSWWFVVLLGIIGTIFLFKEAVRRSQKFSDLVDKYVLKLPVVGEILDKSAVAKFGRVLSTTFAAGVPLVDALNSVAGATGNAVYRDAIDRIKNDVSSGTQLQASMRQQDVFPVMAVQLTAIGEESGNLDEMLAKVAEHYEAVVDDMVDNLTALMEPMIMAVLGVLVGGLIIAMYLPIFQMGQVVG, from the coding sequence ATGGCAGAGAAAGCGCAGAAGCTGGAATCGTACGTTTGGGAAGGGAAGGATCGGAAGGGTAACAAGTCCAAGGGTGAGCTTACCGGGTCAAACCTTGCGCTTGTAAAAGCGCAACTCAGGAAGCAGGGCATTATTCCGGATAAGGTCAGAAAAAAACCCAAACCGCTGTTTGGCGGCAGCAAGAAGATCACGCCGTTTGATATCGCGATGCTGACCCGGCAGCTGGCAACCATGATGAAAGCCGGTGTGCCTCTGGTTCAGAGCTTTGACATTGTTGCGGATGGCCTGGAGAACAAGGGGCTTCAGGAACTGGTGATGAGTATCCGGAATGATATTGCTTCGGGTACCAGTTTTGCCGGGGCTCTTCGTAAGCATCCCAAGCATTTTGACGACTTATATTGCAACCTGGTGGATTCGGGTGAGAAGGCCGGTGCGCTCGAGACGATGCTCGACCGGATTGCCACCTATCTTGAAAAAACCGAGCTTTTGAAGAAGAAAGTTAAAAAGGCAATGACCTACCCGATTGCCGTTGTCGTGGTGGCAATTATTGTTACGGCCATCCTTCTGGTGAAAGTTGTGCCTCAGTTTGAGAGCCTGTTCCAGGGTTTCGGCGCGGAGTTGCCGGTGTTTACTCAGATGGTTGTGCACTTGTCTGAGTGGATGCAGAGTTGGTGGTTTGTCGTTCTCCTTGGAATCATCGGCACAATTTTTCTATTTAAAGAGGCTGTTCGCCGGTCCCAGAAATTCTCGGACCTTGTCGATAAATACGTCCTGAAACTGCCTGTCGTCGGCGAAATCCTCGACAAATCCGCCGTCGCAAAATTCGGCCGTGTTCTCTCTACCACCTTTGCTGCAGGTGTTCCCCTGGTGGATGCGCTTAATTCCGTGGCTGGCGCTACAGGTAATGCGGTTTACCGCGATGCCATCGACCGCATCAAGAACGATGTCTCCAGCGGTACCCAGTTGCAGGCTTCGATGCGCCAGCAGGATGTTTTTCCGGTTATGGCGGTTCAGCTGACGGCGATCGGTGAGGAATCCGGTAACCTGGATGAGATGCTGGCCAAGGTGGCGGAGCATTATGAGGCAGTGGTGGACGATATGGTTGATAACCTCACCGCGCTGATGGAGCCGATGATTATGGCGGTTCTGGGTGTGCTGGTGGGTGGTTTGATTATTGCGATGTATCTGCCGATCTTCCAGATGGGGCAGGTTGTTGGTTAG
- a CDS encoding pilin, whose amino-acid sequence MKNIQMNHAQKGFTLIELMIVVAIIGILAAVAIPQYQNYIARSQVTRVMQETGAVKTAVEACINDGRLVLGTGAGQCDSGATGSNLITGAIQGAGALAIPVGTGVPQLPDPLTATSTITATFGNNAAAVLQAGPSTLTWTRTANGTWTCATTAPANLRPTGCQ is encoded by the coding sequence ATGAAGAACATTCAAATGAATCACGCTCAGAAGGGTTTTACCCTGATCGAACTGATGATCGTTGTTGCGATTATTGGTATTTTGGCGGCAGTGGCTATTCCGCAGTATCAGAACTACATTGCCAGATCTCAAGTTACACGTGTAATGCAAGAGACCGGTGCGGTGAAAACTGCGGTGGAGGCTTGTATCAATGATGGCCGTCTTGTTCTGGGTACTGGTGCCGGTCAGTGTGATTCGGGCGCGACGGGGTCCAACCTTATAACTGGTGCTATCCAGGGTGCTGGTGCTCTTGCCATCCCTGTGGGAACTGGTGTGCCTCAGTTGCCAGATCCTTTGACTGCAACCTCGACAATCACCGCAACGTTTGGTAATAATGCCGCAGCGGTTCTACAAGCTGGCCCGTCAACCCTCACATGGACACGTACTGCCAACGGCACTTGGACTTGTGCCACAACAGCGCCAGCCAATCTGCGTCCTACAGGGTGCCAGTAA
- the pilB gene encoding type IV-A pilus assembly ATPase PilB, whose amino-acid sequence MSTNKSNITLTGLARRFVDDGLLDEATAKDAFLQASQNRIPLITYLTQNSLADSSRLAFSAAMEFGVSVLDLSAFLPEMMPEKVVDEKLIRKHNALPLYKRGNRLFIAVSDPTNIQALDEIKFNTGLSTDAILVDDAKLREAIDKYLESQDTTMGDLDDSDLEGVETEGGEQEDDGAVTASEVDDAPIVKYVNKMLLDAIRGGASDVHFEPYEKIYRVRYRTDGILKEVSHPSIKLAPKISARVKIMAQLDISERRVPQDGRIKMKLSKTKAIDFRVNTLPTLWGEKIVLRILDPSQAKLGIDVLGYEEDQKKLYMDALAQPQGMILVTGPTGSGKTVSLYTGLNILNTPGINISTAEDPAEINLEGINQVNVNTRVGLGFAEALRAFLRQDPDVIMVGEIRDLETANIAIKAAQTGHLVLSTLHTNSAAETLTRMMNMGVPSFNIATSVSLIIAQRLGRRLCNSCKQAADIPKDVLLAEGFTQEQIDTGFTLYRPKGCDKCNGGYKGRVGIYEVVKITDELANMIMEEASSIKIAKQAQAEGFRTLRQSALRKVVEGVTSLEEANRVTKD is encoded by the coding sequence ATGTCTACCAACAAAAGCAATATCACGCTTACCGGCCTTGCGAGGCGCTTCGTGGACGACGGGCTCCTTGACGAGGCAACGGCAAAAGACGCTTTTCTCCAGGCGTCTCAGAACCGGATTCCTTTAATCACCTACCTCACCCAGAACAGTCTGGCAGACAGCTCCAGGCTTGCATTTTCAGCAGCTATGGAATTCGGGGTTTCGGTTCTGGATCTTTCCGCCTTCCTGCCGGAAATGATGCCCGAGAAGGTGGTAGACGAGAAACTGATCCGAAAGCACAACGCTCTCCCACTCTACAAACGCGGGAATCGTTTGTTCATTGCGGTTTCAGACCCGACGAACATCCAGGCGCTGGATGAAATCAAGTTCAACACAGGCTTGAGCACTGACGCCATTCTGGTCGACGACGCCAAACTGAGAGAGGCCATCGACAAGTATCTGGAATCCCAGGACACCACGATGGGAGACCTGGACGACTCGGACCTTGAAGGCGTTGAAACCGAAGGCGGCGAGCAGGAAGACGATGGCGCGGTAACCGCAAGCGAAGTTGATGATGCGCCCATTGTTAAGTACGTGAACAAGATGCTGCTCGATGCCATTCGTGGTGGCGCCTCGGATGTTCACTTCGAGCCTTACGAGAAGATCTATCGTGTGCGCTACCGCACCGACGGCATTCTGAAAGAGGTCTCCCATCCTTCCATCAAGCTGGCACCCAAAATTTCGGCCCGCGTAAAGATCATGGCCCAGTTGGACATTTCCGAGCGCCGGGTGCCTCAGGACGGCCGGATCAAGATGAAGCTGTCGAAAACCAAGGCGATCGATTTCCGGGTGAACACACTGCCCACCCTCTGGGGCGAGAAAATCGTTTTGCGGATTCTGGATCCGAGCCAGGCCAAGCTCGGCATTGATGTGCTTGGGTATGAGGAAGACCAGAAAAAACTGTACATGGATGCCCTTGCTCAGCCCCAGGGTATGATTCTGGTCACCGGCCCGACCGGGTCCGGTAAGACGGTTTCCCTCTATACCGGGCTGAACATTCTGAACACGCCGGGTATCAATATTTCCACGGCGGAAGACCCGGCGGAAATCAACCTTGAGGGCATCAACCAGGTAAACGTGAACACCAGGGTGGGCCTTGGCTTCGCCGAGGCCCTGCGAGCCTTCCTGCGCCAGGACCCGGATGTGATCATGGTGGGTGAGATCCGGGATCTGGAAACCGCAAACATTGCCATCAAGGCGGCACAAACCGGCCACCTTGTTCTTTCAACACTCCACACCAACAGCGCGGCGGAAACCCTCACGCGGATGATGAACATGGGTGTACCCTCGTTCAACATTGCCACGTCGGTTAGCTTGATTATTGCCCAGCGCCTGGGCCGGAGGCTGTGTAATTCCTGCAAACAGGCTGCGGACATTCCGAAAGACGTGCTTTTGGCGGAAGGGTTCACACAGGAACAAATTGATACAGGCTTCACGTTGTACCGCCCCAAGGGCTGTGATAAATGCAATGGAGGATATAAAGGCCGCGTCGGTATTTACGAGGTGGTCAAGATTACCGACGAGCTGGCGAATATGATTATGGAAGAAGCCAGCTCCATCAAAATTGCAAAGCAGGCTCAGGCAGAGGGCTTCCGGACATTGCGGCAATCCGCTCTTCGCAAAGTTGTTGAGGGGGTTACCAGTCTTGAGGAAGCCAACCGCGTGACGAAGGATTAA
- a CDS encoding prepilin peptidase — protein sequence MLTLDTFLSTPWLLYLTVTLVSLCIGSFLNVVILRLPKMMHQDWRCQCEEFLELPEKQRKQDERITLSRPASTCPSCGHGIRAWENIPVVSYLVLRGRCASCKARISPRYPLIETVTAVFSVVTVALLGANESALWALLLVWALVALTVIDFDTQLLPDNITLPLMWLGLVLNYFGVLTDFTSAFWGAVAGYLSLWSVYWLFKLVTGKEGMGHGDFKLLAALGAWLGWQLLPAVILLSSVVGAVVGISLMVFKKHGREVPIPFGPYLATAGLLCLWFGSEIQGFWFGFLGV from the coding sequence ATGCTTACTTTGGATACCTTTCTTTCTACCCCCTGGCTGCTTTACCTTACCGTTACCCTGGTTTCCCTCTGCATCGGCAGCTTCCTGAATGTTGTGATTCTGAGGCTGCCGAAGATGATGCACCAGGACTGGCGCTGCCAGTGCGAGGAGTTTCTGGAGTTGCCTGAGAAGCAGCGCAAGCAGGACGAGCGTATAACTCTTTCCAGGCCGGCTTCCACCTGCCCCTCCTGCGGCCATGGCATTCGTGCCTGGGAAAACATTCCGGTGGTGAGCTATCTGGTGCTTCGGGGCAGGTGTGCCTCCTGCAAGGCTCGGATTTCGCCCCGCTATCCGCTGATTGAGACGGTAACCGCGGTGTTTTCCGTGGTTACGGTCGCCCTGCTTGGGGCCAATGAGTCTGCGCTTTGGGCGTTGTTGCTGGTGTGGGCTTTGGTGGCCCTTACCGTGATTGATTTCGATACCCAGCTGCTGCCGGATAACATCACCCTGCCCCTGATGTGGCTGGGGCTGGTGCTGAATTATTTTGGTGTGCTGACGGACTTTACCAGTGCCTTCTGGGGCGCGGTGGCTGGCTATCTTTCCCTGTGGTCGGTTTACTGGCTGTTCAAGCTGGTGACCGGGAAGGAAGGCATGGGGCATGGCGACTTCAAGTTGCTGGCCGCTCTGGGTGCCTGGCTGGGGTGGCAGCTGTTGCCGGCGGTGATTCTGCTTTCCTCGGTGGTTGGTGCGGTTGTGGGTATCAGCCTGATGGTGTTCAAGAAGCATGGGCGGGAAGTGCCGATTCCGTTCGGGCCTTATCTGGCTACGGCGGGGTTGCTTTGCCTTTGGTTTGGTAGTGAGATTCAGGGGTTCTGGTTTGGGTTTTTGGGGGTTTGA